In bacterium, the following proteins share a genomic window:
- a CDS encoding DJ-1/PfpI family protein — MPTALVPLIDGFEEVEAIAAIDLMRRGGIDVTTAGIGKQTATGSHDIQVQTDAIFADVQEGEFDAVVLPGGPGAAKLNDVPGLHDLLRRQAAASRVVAAICAAPTVLAAAGLLEDRRATCFPKCEGAMAGATVVREPVVEDGNFITSRGVGTAVDFGLALVARLVDRQTADQLAQSIVFEHA, encoded by the coding sequence ATGCCCACCGCCCTGGTTCCACTGATCGATGGCTTTGAGGAAGTGGAAGCGATCGCTGCGATCGATCTGATGCGCCGTGGCGGGATCGACGTGACCACGGCGGGCATCGGAAAGCAGACCGCCACGGGTTCCCACGACATCCAGGTTCAAACGGACGCCATCTTTGCGGATGTTCAGGAGGGCGAGTTCGACGCCGTGGTTCTTCCCGGCGGTCCGGGCGCAGCCAAACTGAACGATGTCCCGGGGTTGCATGACTTGCTTCGGCGACAGGCGGCGGCCAGCCGCGTGGTCGCGGCGATCTGTGCCGCGCCAACAGTGCTTGCCGCGGCGGGATTGCTCGAAGACCGACGGGCGACGTGCTTTCCGAAGTGTGAAGGCGCCATGGCCGGCGCCACGGTCGTGCGAGAGCCGGTTGTCGAGGATGGCAATTTCATCACGAGCCGCGGCGTCGGAACCGCCGTGGACTTCGGGCTGGCGCTGGTCGCACGCCTGGTCGATCGGCAGACGGCCGATCAACTGGCGCAGTCTATCGTCTTCGAACACGCCTGA
- a CDS encoding AraC family transcriptional regulator, translating to MRTTTWQDYQDRILAVLNHIQQNLDEDLGWRDLARIAHFSPHHFHRIFSGMVGESIGEHIRRIRLERAAYRLLSTHQSVTVIAFDAGFETHESFTRAFRDWFGMAPSSYRRTPSPPQPRQVPTIIHYQPAGVLHGFTPIISGGTKMEVSIVEIPRMRVACMRHTGPGPDCGPVVDSLDKWARRRGLVNNKTVFVGVSYGPINYDACVTVDEKFEPSADDEGVEIQEIGGGEYARVLHEGPLERLGETYAYIIGQWAPHSGRELAHRPCLEFPKNDPSSTPPEDIRMEICVALE from the coding sequence GTGAGAACAACGACATGGCAGGACTATCAGGATCGGATTCTCGCCGTCCTCAATCACATCCAGCAAAACCTGGATGAGGATCTGGGGTGGCGGGATCTCGCCCGGATCGCCCACTTCTCGCCCCACCACTTCCACCGGATCTTCAGTGGGATGGTGGGGGAGAGCATCGGCGAGCACATCCGGCGAATCCGCCTGGAGCGCGCCGCGTATCGCCTTCTGTCGACGCACCAGTCGGTCACCGTGATTGCCTTCGATGCCGGATTCGAAACGCACGAGTCCTTCACGAGGGCATTCCGCGACTGGTTCGGGATGGCGCCGAGCAGCTACCGCCGCACCCCGTCGCCGCCCCAGCCGAGACAGGTCCCGACCATCATCCACTACCAGCCCGCCGGCGTTCTCCACGGATTCACTCCGATCATCTCGGGAGGAACGAAAATGGAAGTCTCAATCGTCGAAATCCCGCGCATGCGCGTTGCCTGCATGCGCCACACCGGCCCCGGGCCCGATTGCGGTCCCGTCGTCGACAGCCTGGACAAGTGGGCCCGCCGCCGCGGACTCGTGAACAACAAGACCGTCTTCGTCGGCGTTTCCTATGGGCCGATCAACTACGACGCATGTGTGACTGTGGATGAGAAGTTTGAGCCGAGCGCAGACGACGAAGGCGTTGAGATTCAGGAGATCGGCGGGGGCGAGTACGCCCGCGTCCTCCACGAGGGGCCGCTTGAGCGCCTCGGCGAGACCTACGCGTACATCATCGGCCAGTGGGCGCCTCACAGCGGGCGAGAGCTGGCCCACCGGCCATGCCTCGAATTTCCGAAGAACGACCCGAGCAGCACGCCCCCGGAGGACATTCGGATGGAGATCTGCGTGGCGCTGGAATGA